The Miscanthus floridulus cultivar M001 chromosome 7, ASM1932011v1, whole genome shotgun sequence genome includes a region encoding these proteins:
- the LOC136465333 gene encoding uncharacterized protein, translated as MDSTFWGIVPRKASLPLGQITLPVQFGTAKHFCVDYINFLVANFNTAYHAIVGRPALAKFMAMLHYTYLVLKMPTEKGVLSLHVNLDIAYSYEKESFALVEATDISICMQDYLATSQ; from the coding sequence ATGGACTCTACATTCTGGGGGATTGTTCCTAGAAAAGCATCCCTACCTCTAGGACAGATTACATTGCCGGTACAGTTCGGCACCGCTAAGCACTTCTGCgtcgactacatcaacttcctGGTTGCCAATTTCAACACGGCGTACCATGCCATCGTTGGCCGACCAGCTCTCGCGAAGTTTATGGCCATGCTGCATTACACGtacctggtgctgaagatgccgacGGAGAAGGGTGTCCTCTCCCTGCACGTCAACCTTGACATCGCCTACTCCTACGAGAAGGAAAGCTTTGCGCTCGTCGAGGCTACCGACATCTCCATCTGCATGCAGGACTACCTCGCGACTTCACAATAG